One segment of Rosa chinensis cultivar Old Blush chromosome 6, RchiOBHm-V2, whole genome shotgun sequence DNA contains the following:
- the LOC112173925 gene encoding THO complex subunit 7A, whose protein sequence is MLGKGRKVSGRGETVAANYAFGPHEDDIIIKHRLLTRTTTTRGEPPLKKLQKKFTSLFVELDKDDDNYADCDKLARAFLQELSTFEIPLLKSKAVVDANLREKHNFDELREEINRQILQAQTDIETLKKQLEEAKIERRHKEECEAIRRLIAMQPPRSQTLKIISDLEKEIAALDSENTASSRMLELRKKQFALLLHVVDELQTTIEEEQKSLIEEKEQRGGMEDANGGPEPMHVD, encoded by the exons ATGTTGGGAAAGGGAAGGAAAGTTTCCGGTCGCGGCGAGACCGTGGCGGCGAACTACGCGTTTGGGCCGCATGAAGACGACATAATCATCAAGCACCGACTTCTCACCCGCACCACCACCACAAGAGGCGAACCGCCATTGAAGAAGCTCCAGAAGAAGTTCACTTCCCTCTTCGTCGAGCTCGACAAGGACGATGACAACTACGCCGACTGCGACAAGCTCGCCAGAGCCTTCCTTCAAGAGCTCTCCACCTTCGAGATTCCCCTCCTCAAGAGCAAAGCGGTCGTGGACGCCAATCTGAGAGAGAAGCACAACTTCGATGAGCTGCGGGAGGAGATTAACCGGCAGATTCTGCAGGCCCAGACCGACATTGAAACGCTTAAGAAGCAACTGGAGGAGGCTAAGATCGAGAGGCGGCATAAGGAGGAGTGCGAGGCCATTCGGAGGTTGATTGCTATGCAGCCGCCTCGGTCTCAGACGCTCAAGATCATATCGGATTTGGAGAAGGAGATTGCGGCTTTGGATTCGGAGAATACTGCCAGTTCAAGGATGCTGGAGCTTCGTAAGAAGCAGTTTGCTCTGCTCTTACATGTG GTGGATGAGTTGCAGACTACTATAGAGGAAGAGCAGAAGAGTTTAATTGAGGAGAAGGAGCAGAGAGGGGGGATGGAGGATGCAAATGGAGGACCGGAACCAATGCATGTTGATTAA